A section of the Drosophila subobscura isolate 14011-0131.10 chromosome A, UCBerk_Dsub_1.0, whole genome shotgun sequence genome encodes:
- the LOC117903154 gene encoding protein Tob1 isoform X1, translating to MHIEIQVALNFVISYLYNKLPRRRVNIFGEELEKALRDKFQGHWYPEKPFKGSAYRCLKTGDAIDSVLERAARESGVPISDVLENLPHELSVWMDPGEVSFRVGEKGAVKILYTENNENHEDSRSADREVTKTFNPEAQCFRPIDVVNTTLTNLSLSPKSLPVPMPQAGSSPHSAASGSPTYKGSPNPNASNGSCGSASGSSTGSATAQGQAQGQTTQAPPHGNSSAGGTASAYLQRAPQAPLTFTTATFAQTKFGSTKLKTSSKRASSSAYRMSPTEFSNYIKQRAIQQQMHHGHGVVSSQGYAALDPVSPARSISPNPLALGGQMATGAVAGDHFFYPGVVMGLYPPFNGQRNLYESHFNGDANMAMFAGHPHVNPVGGGAKYSTYMEACYYPNGQHVSQQQQLGGQMDNESCTYGLEADQCNIDEVGAASVGVGVAAGAGAGAGDSSPDNSPIATPPVAAMPNQNSAAVAATTVDTAATAGPASPGVNQQQQQQTESSSSTNLIDGINSFYGTGSSYQQLLVAN from the exons ATGCATATTGAAATCCAGGTGGCCCTAAATTTTGTCATCTCCTATCTCTACAACAAACTGCCCCGCCGACGCGTAAACATATTCggcgaggagctggagaaggcaTTGCGCGACAAGTTCCAGGGACACTGGTACCCGGAGAAGCCGTTCAAG ggTTCCGCTTATCGTTGCCTGAAGACCGGCGATGCCATCGATTCGGTGCTGGAGCGTGCGGCTCGGGAGAGCGGTGTGCCCATCAGTGATGTATTAGAGAATTTGCCACACGAGCTGTCCGTGTGGATGGATCCCGGCGAGGTGTCCTTCCGCGTTGGCGAGAAGGGAGCCGTGAAG ATTCTTTATACAGAGAACAATGAGAATCACGAGGATAGCCGCTCGGCAGATCGTGAGGTCACCAAGACGTTCAATCCGGAGGCCCAATGCTTTCGACCCATCGATGTCGTCAACACGACCCTGACCAATCTGAGTTTAAGCCCCAAGTCATTGCCGGTGCCCATGCCCCAGGCAGGCTCCTCGCCGCACTCGGCCGCCTCTGGGTCGCCCACCTATAAGGGCAGCCCCAATCCCAATGCCAGCAATGGCAGCTGTGGCTCCGCCTCCGGCTCGTCCACTGGCTCGGCTACGGCTCAGGGTCAGGCACAGGGTCAGACAACTCAGGCTCCGCCGCACGGCAATTCTTCAGCTGGGGGCACAGCCTCGGCGTACTTGCAACGGGCACCACAGGCGCCATTAACCTTCACGACAGCCACCTTTGCCCAGACTAAATTCGGCAGCACCAAGCTAAAGACCAGCTCGAAGCGCGCCAGCAG CAGCGCTTACCGCATGTCGCCCACAGAGTTCTCGAACTACATCAAGCAGCGAGCCatacagcagcaaatgcatcACGGCCATGGGGTCGTCTCGTCCCAGGGCTATGCCGCCTTGGACCCTGTGTCGCCGGCACGCTCGATCTCGCCCAATCCACTGGCTCTGGGCGGCCAAATGGCCACCGGAGCTGTAGCCGGTGATCACTTCTTTTATCCCGGCGTGGTGATGGGCCTATATCCGCCGTTCAATGGCCAGCGGAATCTCTACGAGTCACACTTCAACGGCGATGCCAACATGGCCATGTTTGCCGGGCATCCACATGTCAATCCCGTGGGTGGTGGCGCCAAGTACAGTACTTACATGGAGGCTTGCTACTATCCCAACGGCCAGCATgtgtcccagcagcagcagctaggcGGACAAATGGACAACGAGAGCTGCACATATGGCCTCGAGGCAGATCAGTGTAACATCGATGAGGTGGGAGCAGCATCAGTCGGAGTTGGCGTCgcagctggggctggggctggggctggggacTCTTCCCCAGACAACAGTCCCATTGCCACACCACCAGTGGCTGCGATGCCTAACCAaaattctgctgctgttgcagccacCACTGTAgacacagcagccacagccggaCCGGCCAGCCCGGGTgtcaatcagcagcagcagcagcagacagagtcCTCATCGTCCACCAATCTGATTGATGGGATCAACTCGTTTTACGGCACTGGATCGTCTtatcagcagctgctggtggccaacTAG
- the LOC117903154 gene encoding protein Tob1 isoform X2 has protein sequence MHIEIQVALNFVISYLYNKLPRRRVNIFGEELEKALRDKFQGHWYPEKPFKGSAYRCLKTGDAIDSVLERAARESGVPISDVLENLPHELSVWMDPGEVSFRVGEKGAVKILYTENNENHEDSRSADREVTKTFNPEAQCFRPIDVVNTTLTNLSLSPKSLPVPMPQAGSSPHSAASGSPTYKGSPNPNASNGSCGSASGSSTGSATAQGQAQGQTTQAPPHGNSSAGGTASAYLQRAPQAPLTFTTATFAQTKFGSTKLKTSSKRASSAYRMSPTEFSNYIKQRAIQQQMHHGHGVVSSQGYAALDPVSPARSISPNPLALGGQMATGAVAGDHFFYPGVVMGLYPPFNGQRNLYESHFNGDANMAMFAGHPHVNPVGGGAKYSTYMEACYYPNGQHVSQQQQLGGQMDNESCTYGLEADQCNIDEVGAASVGVGVAAGAGAGAGDSSPDNSPIATPPVAAMPNQNSAAVAATTVDTAATAGPASPGVNQQQQQQTESSSSTNLIDGINSFYGTGSSYQQLLVAN, from the exons ATGCATATTGAAATCCAGGTGGCCCTAAATTTTGTCATCTCCTATCTCTACAACAAACTGCCCCGCCGACGCGTAAACATATTCggcgaggagctggagaaggcaTTGCGCGACAAGTTCCAGGGACACTGGTACCCGGAGAAGCCGTTCAAG ggTTCCGCTTATCGTTGCCTGAAGACCGGCGATGCCATCGATTCGGTGCTGGAGCGTGCGGCTCGGGAGAGCGGTGTGCCCATCAGTGATGTATTAGAGAATTTGCCACACGAGCTGTCCGTGTGGATGGATCCCGGCGAGGTGTCCTTCCGCGTTGGCGAGAAGGGAGCCGTGAAG ATTCTTTATACAGAGAACAATGAGAATCACGAGGATAGCCGCTCGGCAGATCGTGAGGTCACCAAGACGTTCAATCCGGAGGCCCAATGCTTTCGACCCATCGATGTCGTCAACACGACCCTGACCAATCTGAGTTTAAGCCCCAAGTCATTGCCGGTGCCCATGCCCCAGGCAGGCTCCTCGCCGCACTCGGCCGCCTCTGGGTCGCCCACCTATAAGGGCAGCCCCAATCCCAATGCCAGCAATGGCAGCTGTGGCTCCGCCTCCGGCTCGTCCACTGGCTCGGCTACGGCTCAGGGTCAGGCACAGGGTCAGACAACTCAGGCTCCGCCGCACGGCAATTCTTCAGCTGGGGGCACAGCCTCGGCGTACTTGCAACGGGCACCACAGGCGCCATTAACCTTCACGACAGCCACCTTTGCCCAGACTAAATTCGGCAGCACCAAGCTAAAGACCAGCTCGAAGCGCGCCAGCAG CGCTTACCGCATGTCGCCCACAGAGTTCTCGAACTACATCAAGCAGCGAGCCatacagcagcaaatgcatcACGGCCATGGGGTCGTCTCGTCCCAGGGCTATGCCGCCTTGGACCCTGTGTCGCCGGCACGCTCGATCTCGCCCAATCCACTGGCTCTGGGCGGCCAAATGGCCACCGGAGCTGTAGCCGGTGATCACTTCTTTTATCCCGGCGTGGTGATGGGCCTATATCCGCCGTTCAATGGCCAGCGGAATCTCTACGAGTCACACTTCAACGGCGATGCCAACATGGCCATGTTTGCCGGGCATCCACATGTCAATCCCGTGGGTGGTGGCGCCAAGTACAGTACTTACATGGAGGCTTGCTACTATCCCAACGGCCAGCATgtgtcccagcagcagcagctaggcGGACAAATGGACAACGAGAGCTGCACATATGGCCTCGAGGCAGATCAGTGTAACATCGATGAGGTGGGAGCAGCATCAGTCGGAGTTGGCGTCgcagctggggctggggctggggctggggacTCTTCCCCAGACAACAGTCCCATTGCCACACCACCAGTGGCTGCGATGCCTAACCAaaattctgctgctgttgcagccacCACTGTAgacacagcagccacagccggaCCGGCCAGCCCGGGTgtcaatcagcagcagcagcagcagacagagtcCTCATCGTCCACCAATCTGATTGATGGGATCAACTCGTTTTACGGCACTGGATCGTCTtatcagcagctgctggtggccaacTAG
- the LOC117903153 gene encoding uncharacterized protein LOC117903153, whose product MKQPRTDTDVNIRRKLIRNRFKKLVRAVIMNQHWLVEVEEQGLSMNVKKNVALLVRQKKKRGMLTVAEKALLRTLPWARTIEDRKKLCMVLAGLTCFAKIPPKIRARMVPVIKLLCITKSRVLIKEGDLPITVYFILNGEVEMKKTEYNKITKEITQVSMAIFGPGDCIGEVEMVEDCPRMNTFTTLSNCEILAIFDNDYNRILKPFMEKKWNEKKQALRAFDYFNYLTEDQIRRACLFGSVVQYDPLETIYVEDKGSVNMVHFVLSGECVILQCLNIKIGNHKGRTVINLTEIQKENEARSVFHDSKNSDYAPEYTPLDIQNLLASTSSEDGEPKGLKKQAMRKMGLKEIEAYCSMGHASFLHKHSHRKKTIMQSRRFTHKTHRHTADTEDTEEEIEDAEGEDELFDYEDFYEYFAEEVSVESDSDAVESSSSGAKRRTLASQSASKRTTISISSMKRRTLPSASQSSMKRRTLPSATQSSTRLGTVTSELFTASSSARTMMSSYGSDATLFSSLHDPIRSHFIDVGSLTFGSIFGLGEKMEHRVIMSRTVVQCLVLPRFWLLEDEQNPGNIWQRRRFYFECSVPSRQALFEDYLKTRRWDKFRRDYLQSTLDPNSKGNMTTEEDIPIICRILETSDNT is encoded by the exons ATGAAGCAGCCACGCACCGACACGGATGTGAACATCAGGAGGAAGCTGATCCGCAACCGCTTCAAGAAATTGGTACGGGCGGTGATTATGAACCAGCATTGGCTGGTCGAAGTCGAGGAGCAGGGCCTCTCGATGAATGTCAAGAAGAACGTGGCCCTGCTGGTGcggcagaagaagaagcgcgGAATGCTCACTGTAGCG GAGAAGGCGCTGCTGCGCACGCTCCCTTGGGCGCGAACCATTGAGGATCGAAAAAAGCTCTGCATGGTCTTGGCCGGGCTTACCTGCTTCGCCAAGATACCCCCG AAAATCCGTGCTCGCATGGTGCCGGTTATAAAGTTATTGTGTATAACTAAGTCAAGAGTTCTAATCAAAGAAGGGGACCTGCCCATTACCGTGTACTTCATACTGAACGGCGAGgtggaaatgaaaaaaacGGAATACAATAAG ATCACAAAGGAAATCACTCAAGTATCCATGGCCATATTCGGTCCGGGCGACTGCATCGGAGAAGTGGAAATGGTTGAGGATTGCCCCAGAATGAACACATTCACGACACTGT CAAATTGTGAGATATTGGCCATATTCGACAACGACTACAATCGCATTCTGAAGCCATTTATGGAGAAGAAATGGAACGAAAAGAAACAGGCCTTGCGAGCCTTTGACTACTTTAATTATCTGACTGAGGATCAGATACGACGTGCCTGTTTGTTCGGATCTGTGGTGCAGTATGATCCTCTGGAGACGATCTATGTCGAGGACAAGGGCTCCGTGAACATGGTGCATTTTGTTTTAAGCGGCGAATGCGTCATCCTCCAATGCCTGAACATCAAG ATCGGTAACCACAAGGGCAGGACTGTAATTAATCTGACCGAAATACAAAAGGAGAACGAGGCTCGGTCCGTGTTTCACGATTCAAAGAACTCGGACTATGCTCCAGAGTACACGCCTTTGGATATTCAGAATTTGTTGGCCTCAACCTCCTCGGAAGATGGCGAACCGAAGGGCCTCAAGAAGCAAGCG ATGCGTAAAATGGGACTGAAGGAGATCGAGGCATATTGCAGCATGGGCCACGCCAGCTTCCTGCATAAGCACTCTCATAGGAAGAAAACCATAATGCAGTCGAGGCGATTCACTCACaaaacacacaggcacaccgCGGATACCGAGGATACCGAGGAGGAGATTGAAGATGCCGAAGGGGAGGATGAGCTCTTTGACTACGAGGACTTCTATGAATATTTCGCCGAGGAGGTATCCGTTGAATCGGACTCCGATGCTGTGGAATCCTCTAGCTCGGGTGCGAAGCGAAGAACACTTGCCTCCCAATCGGCATCAAAGCGAACAACGATCTCTATATCCTCAATGAAGCGGCGAACACTTCCATCCGCCTCTCAATCCTCAATGAAGCGGCGAACACTTCCATCCGCCACTCAATCCTCAACACGTTTGGGCACAGTCACCTCCGAATTATTTACGGCCAGCTCCTCCGCTCGTACCATGATGAGCTCTTATGGGTCGGATGCGACACTTTTCTCTTCGTTGCAT GACCCCATTAGGAGCCATTTTATAGACGTAGGCTCGCTCACATTTGGGAGCATTTTTGGTCTGGGCGAGAAGATGGAACACCGTGTGATAATGTCTCGTACTGTGGTCCAGTGCCTGGTGCTGCCgcgcttctggctgctggaggATGAACAGAATCCGGGCAATATCTGGCAGCGTCGACGCTTTTACTTTGAGTGCAGTGTGCCCTCACGGCAGGCCCTGTTCGAGGACTACCTGAAGACGCGGCGCTGGGACAAGTTCCGACGTGACTACCTCCAGAGCACTCTGGACCCCAACTCGAAAGGCAATATGACAACGGAGGAGGACATACCCATTATATGTCGCATTTTGGAGACCAGCGATAATACATAA
- the LOC117892819 gene encoding uncharacterized protein LOC117892819, giving the protein MDEDSSCSSSSGSDKPKSHSKSTSTEDSLGVSTTSSTWTILPSDRIEEVMDKLNSNEEAKVPGEFQCGNTEDKHENDRCNLAVVDDSQADDISDGISIISDCESTDRISPHPFLRDTLADLNFNELPNTPIRLSHRDMGGVLPPLPPPPPPPHRQRRHKHTETEPYVEPEMNLLQQETKLEALYRMYPLMQNSLTAVFYVGATLAILGFIGKLQHPEWPGLGNDKPIAELERRLGELEMSNNLMRAEIDIMSKQLQYLSSGQGPAYAPDGGMYYSNDYGQDKDQGGTRPGKKYKKFKAWPGLGDSMEPLDITKEDLKKPHKCRDGQYVQVASMCLESPLPAPGSLVDEIGDAVHDVLQQSQAFRNFEKVTEKLGALGTGGVEDEGDVTSTNEAKAFHPDGREQARGNFNSNGNGNSHKQPKPKVDRYNDKYSPNASKDRYNDKYNPNHSHEGKRDSSRGRSKEEDYSKEHNKRRHNDDASVKRERFHKNGKKQRHANSGERDESDGSGEWHGKMMQQREQSRHKHDQKRKDNSNWYIERGDGREQARSSEAGR; this is encoded by the exons ATGGACGAGGACAGcagctgtagcagcagcagcggtagcgATAAGCCCAAATCCCACTCGAAGTCAACATCCACCGAGGACTCGCTCGGCGTCAGCACAACATCATCCACATGGACCATTCTGCCATCGGACAGGATCGAGGAGGTCATGGACAAGCTCAACAGCAATGAGGAGGCCAAAGTTCCAGGGGAGTTTCAGTGCGGCAACACCGAAGATAAGCATGAAAACGACAG ATGCAATCTGGCCGTGGTAGATGACTCCCAGGCGGATGATATTTCCGATGGCATTTCCATCATCAGTGACTGCGAGAGCACCGATCGCATTTCCCCCCATCCCTTTCTGCGCGACACCCTGGCCGACCTGAACTTCAACGAGCTTCCCAACACGCCCATACGGCTTAGTCACAGAGATATGGGAGGAGTGCTACCGCCGCTtccacctccgccgccgccaccacacAGGCAGCGACGCCACAAGCATACCGAAACGGAGCCGTATGTGGAGCCAGAAATGAATTTATTGCAGCAAGAAACTAAGCTTGAGGCCCTATATCGTATGTATCCGTTGATGCAGAACAGCCTAACGGCCGTCTTCTATGTGGGCGCCACCCTGGCCATTCTGGGCTTCATCGGCAAGCTGCAGCATCCCGAGTGGCCGGGTCTTGGCAACGACAAACCCATAGCCGAGCTGGAGCGCCGACTGGGCGAGCTGGAGATGTCGAACAACCTGATGCGAGCCGAAATCGATATAATGTCCAAGCAACTGCAGTACCTAAGCTCCGGGCAGGGTCCAGCATATGCCCCAGATGGAGGAATGTACTACAGCAATGATTATGGCCAAGACAAGGACCAAGGGGGAACGCGCCCTGGCAAAAAGTACAAGAAATTTAAGGCCTGGCCAGGGCTCGGCGACTCCATGGAACCGTTGGACATAACAAAGGAGGATCTaaaaaagccacacaaatgcCGCGATGGCCAGTATGTGCAGGTTGCCTCCATGTGCTTGGAAAGCCCGCTGCCGGCTCCCGGATCTCTGGTAGATGAGATCGGTGATGCTGTCCACGATGTGCTGCAACAGTCTCAAGCCTTTCGCAATTTTGAAAAGGTCACCGAGAAACTGGGCGCACTAGGCACTGGCGGCGTCGAGGATGAGGGCGACGTCACTAGCACAAACGAAGCAAAGGCTTTCCATCCAGATGGTAGAGAACAGGCAAGAGGCAATTTCAatagcaatggcaatggcaattccCATAAACAACCCAAGCCGAAGGTGGATCGATACAATGACAAGTACTCGCCGAATGCCTCCAAGGATCGCTACAATGACAAGTATAATCCGAATCACTCGCACGAGGGGAAGCGGGATAGTAGTCGCGGCAGGAGCAAGGAGGAGGACTATTCGAAGGAGCACAACAAGAGGCGTCACAACGATGATGCCTCCGTTAAGCGAGAACGCTTCCACAAGAACGGCAAGAAGCAGCGCCACGCCAACAGCGGTGAGCGTGACGAGAGCGACGGCAGCGGAGAGTGGCATGGGAAGATGATGCAGCAGCGCGAGCAGAGTCGCCACAAGCATGACCAGAAGCGCAAGGACAACAGCAATTGGTACATTGAGCGCGGCGATGGCCGTGAGCAGGCGCGCTCCAGCGAAGCAGGACGCTGA